One Halalkalicoccus tibetensis genomic region harbors:
- a CDS encoding ammonium transporter — MIDPVMLQVETADLEALATGMNLMWALTVTFLIFFMHAGFAMLEAGQVRSKNVANQLTKNMLTWAVGIGVFFVVGMGISNNVGSLLGGGESSPLTMFGEGSFDWAMWLFSAVFAMTAATIVSGAVAGRAKLRAYVTYTFVLAAVIYPVVAGMVWYAPGGEPILAAFGFADFAGGMVVHGVGGVAGLTAAWIIGARMDRYNEDGSVNIIPGHSLTFAVLGTLILCFGWFGFNVGTAATVVDPATLELADFDYVGSVAMVTALGMGLGAIGASVASLGMNGKVDTLYVANGMLAGLVGVTGPTDLITPMGAIAIGFIASAQLPLVFRFVEQTLKIDDVCAVFPVHGSAGMLGLILYPLWSIEGTAIGGGVIAGGILSIEAGAFVPQIVGVAVITVWTVVATGAVWGAFKAVGQARVTPEHERDGLDLAEHGVDTYPEFGKPDVAAATDGGHEVVRTDGGERSEGQRDTSEPRSDGSERSEGSRSSSELRSDGGEAIDGEIKMVSAIIRPDRLGEVKRELAAAGAPSLTVTNVSGRGSQPAKKGQWRGEEYTVDLHQKVKVECVVADAPLEDVIGAIREGANTGEPGDGKIFVTPVEDALQVRTGKRGPDAV, encoded by the coding sequence GTGATCGATCCGGTGATGCTGCAGGTCGAGACGGCCGACCTGGAGGCGCTCGCGACGGGGATGAACCTGATGTGGGCGCTGACGGTCACCTTCCTGATCTTCTTCATGCACGCCGGCTTCGCGATGCTCGAGGCGGGGCAGGTCCGCTCGAAGAACGTCGCGAACCAGCTCACGAAGAACATGCTGACCTGGGCGGTCGGCATCGGCGTCTTCTTCGTGGTCGGGATGGGGATCTCGAACAACGTCGGTTCCCTGCTGGGCGGGGGCGAATCGAGCCCCCTGACCATGTTCGGCGAGGGCTCGTTTGACTGGGCGATGTGGCTCTTCAGCGCGGTGTTCGCGATGACCGCCGCCACGATCGTCTCCGGTGCGGTGGCGGGTCGCGCGAAGCTCCGCGCGTACGTCACCTACACGTTCGTGCTCGCGGCAGTGATCTACCCGGTCGTCGCCGGCATGGTCTGGTACGCCCCCGGCGGCGAGCCGATCCTCGCGGCGTTCGGCTTCGCCGACTTCGCGGGCGGGATGGTCGTCCACGGCGTCGGCGGCGTCGCCGGCCTCACGGCGGCCTGGATCATCGGCGCGCGCATGGACCGGTACAACGAGGACGGCTCGGTGAACATCATCCCCGGCCACTCGCTGACCTTTGCAGTTCTCGGGACGCTGATCCTCTGTTTCGGCTGGTTCGGGTTCAACGTCGGGACGGCCGCGACGGTGGTCGACCCGGCGACGCTCGAGCTCGCCGACTTCGACTACGTCGGCAGCGTCGCGATGGTCACCGCGCTGGGCATGGGGCTGGGCGCGATCGGCGCGTCGGTCGCCTCGCTCGGCATGAACGGCAAGGTCGACACGCTCTACGTCGCGAACGGCATGCTCGCCGGCCTCGTCGGCGTGACCGGCCCGACGGATCTCATCACGCCGATGGGCGCGATCGCGATCGGCTTCATCGCCAGCGCGCAGCTCCCGCTGGTCTTCCGGTTCGTCGAACAGACGCTCAAGATCGACGACGTCTGTGCGGTCTTCCCGGTCCACGGCAGCGCCGGGATGCTCGGGCTGATCCTCTACCCGCTGTGGTCGATCGAGGGCACCGCCATCGGCGGTGGCGTCATCGCGGGCGGGATCCTCTCGATCGAGGCGGGCGCGTTCGTCCCGCAGATCGTCGGCGTTGCCGTCATCACCGTCTGGACCGTCGTCGCCACCGGCGCGGTCTGGGGCGCGTTCAAGGCGGTCGGCCAGGCGCGGGTCACCCCCGAACACGAGCGTGACGGGCTCGACCTCGCCGAACACGGCGTCGACACCTACCCCGAGTTCGGCAAGCCCGACGTCGCGGCCGCGACCGACGGCGGCCACGAGGTCGTTCGGACAGACGGCGGTGAGCGTTCCGAAGGACAGCGAGATACGTCAGAACCTCGTTCTGATGGTAGTGAGCGTTCCGAAGGATCGCGATCCTCGTCGGAGCTTCGGTCCGACGGCGGTGAGGCGATCGACGGCGAGATCAAGATGGTCAGCGCCATCATCCGGCCCGATCGGCTGGGTGAGGTCAAACGCGAGCTCGCGGCCGCCGGCGCCCCCTCGCTGACGGTGACGAACGTCTCGGGTCGGGGCTCGCAGCCCGCGAAGAAGGGCCAGTGGCGTGGCGAGGAGTACACCGTCGACCTCCACCAGAAGGTGAAGGTCGAGTGCGTCGTCGCCGACGCACCCCTCGAGGACGTGATCGGCGCGATCCGCGAGGGCGCGAACACCGGCGAGCCCGGCGACGGCAAGATCTTCGTGACCCCCGTCGAGGACGCGCTGCAGGTCCGCACCGGCAAGCGCGGCCCCGACGCGGTCTGA
- a CDS encoding heterodisulfide reductase-related iron-sulfur binding cluster: MQVLQAGGEVTRETFWQIGPLGRGMFYFLSVVAVLVFVYGVYERFARYTEGEADPRDRLDDLGSRVVTAARIAGSNGKQFDRDLYGGLMHAFVMWGFLVLLIGTTILFIDIDFYNVLTGESFWQGDFYLAYQLVLDAFGLLFVVGLGMAIYRRYVVRNERLFGPHSSLEDDAFVWTLFLLGVGGFLVQGVSMVGQEIRAAETVSFVGVFTAGLLEAGGLTPEGAAAIYPWVWWHHSILALVFVAWIPYAKPFHMLSSFANVVTRDEKAGRVLPNVPADLDATNAEDIDDFSWKELLDQDACTKCGRCSAVCPAKAANRPLDPRDVILDLKSYREEVDAGGETKPIVADGGGSVIDSETMESCMACMACMDACPVEIEHLNSFTRMNRQLTDQGDVDSNVQGVFQDVMRKGNTFGEPQRKRADWADELEFDLADAREEEVEYLWYVGDYPSFDDRNKRVARSLAKLFEQAGVSFGILFDDERTDGNDVRRIGEEFLYLELAGHHVETFEECAFERIVCTDPHSYNTMKNEYPEVDFAEFADDPMMPFEYDGRWNAEGEIEVLHWTQAVEELVRENRLGLSGDELDYTVTYHDPCHLGRYNDEYEAPRDLVRATGCELYEMPRNRADSFCCGGGGGGLWMEFDEEPKPSEERLREALQDTDAGSGVEKFVVACPICTTMYEDGRKTGGYEDDLEIVDVAELLVEAVDSKGRAD; encoded by the coding sequence ATGCAGGTCCTCCAGGCGGGTGGGGAGGTCACCCGCGAGACGTTCTGGCAGATCGGCCCGCTGGGCCGGGGGATGTTCTACTTCCTCTCGGTCGTCGCCGTGCTCGTCTTCGTCTACGGGGTCTACGAGCGCTTCGCCCGCTACACGGAGGGCGAGGCCGACCCCCGCGACAGGCTCGACGACCTCGGCTCGCGGGTCGTCACGGCGGCGCGGATCGCCGGATCCAACGGGAAACAGTTCGACCGCGACCTCTACGGCGGGCTGATGCACGCCTTCGTCATGTGGGGGTTTCTCGTGTTGCTGATCGGGACGACGATCCTCTTCATCGACATCGACTTCTACAACGTCCTCACGGGCGAGTCGTTCTGGCAGGGCGACTTCTATCTCGCCTACCAGCTCGTGCTCGACGCCTTCGGTCTGCTGTTCGTCGTCGGGCTCGGGATGGCGATCTACAGGAGATACGTCGTGCGCAACGAGCGGCTGTTCGGCCCCCACTCGAGCCTGGAGGACGACGCCTTCGTCTGGACGCTCTTCCTGCTGGGCGTGGGCGGCTTCCTCGTCCAGGGCGTCTCGATGGTCGGCCAGGAGATCCGCGCCGCCGAAACCGTGAGCTTCGTCGGCGTCTTCACCGCCGGCCTGCTCGAAGCGGGGGGGCTCACCCCCGAGGGCGCGGCGGCGATCTACCCGTGGGTCTGGTGGCACCACTCGATCCTCGCACTCGTCTTCGTCGCCTGGATCCCCTACGCCAAGCCGTTCCACATGCTCTCCTCGTTCGCGAACGTCGTCACGCGCGACGAGAAGGCGGGCAGGGTCCTGCCGAACGTTCCCGCCGACTTGGACGCGACAAACGCGGAGGACATCGACGACTTCAGCTGGAAGGAGCTGCTCGACCAGGACGCCTGCACCAAATGCGGCCGGTGTTCCGCCGTGTGCCCCGCCAAAGCCGCGAACAGGCCGCTCGACCCGCGCGACGTGATCCTCGATCTCAAGAGCTACCGCGAGGAGGTCGACGCCGGCGGGGAGACGAAGCCCATCGTCGCGGACGGAGGTGGTAGCGTCATCGACAGCGAGACGATGGAGTCCTGTATGGCCTGCATGGCCTGTATGGACGCCTGTCCCGTCGAGATCGAGCACCTCAACTCCTTCACCAGGATGAACCGCCAGCTCACCGATCAGGGCGACGTCGATTCCAACGTTCAGGGGGTCTTTCAGGACGTGATGCGGAAGGGCAACACGTTCGGCGAGCCCCAGCGAAAACGCGCCGACTGGGCCGATGAGCTCGAGTTCGACCTGGCCGATGCGCGCGAGGAGGAAGTCGAGTACCTCTGGTACGTCGGGGACTACCCGAGCTTCGACGACCGGAACAAGCGAGTGGCGCGCTCGCTCGCGAAACTGTTCGAGCAGGCGGGCGTCTCCTTTGGCATCCTCTTCGACGACGAGCGGACGGACGGCAACGACGTCCGCCGGATCGGCGAGGAGTTCCTCTACCTCGAACTGGCGGGCCACCACGTCGAGACCTTCGAGGAGTGTGCGTTCGAGCGGATCGTCTGCACCGACCCGCACTCGTACAACACGATGAAGAACGAGTATCCCGAGGTCGACTTCGCGGAGTTCGCCGACGACCCGATGATGCCCTTCGAGTACGACGGGCGCTGGAACGCCGAGGGGGAGATCGAGGTGCTCCACTGGACGCAAGCCGTCGAGGAGCTGGTTCGGGAGAACCGTCTGGGACTGTCAGGGGATGAACTCGATTATACCGTTACGTACCACGACCCCTGTCATCTGGGGCGATACAACGACGAGTACGAAGCCCCCCGCGACCTCGTCCGGGCGACGGGCTGCGAGCTGTACGAGATGCCGCGCAACCGCGCGGACTCGTTCTGTTGTGGCGGGGGCGGGGGCGGCCTCTGGATGGAGTTCGACGAGGAGCCAAAACCCAGCGAGGAACGACTGCGGGAGGCCCTGCAGGACACCGACGCCGGCTCGGGGGTCGAGAAGTTCGTCGTCGCCTGCCCGATCTGCACCACGATGTACGAGGACGGCAGAAAAACGGGCGGCTACGAGGACGACCTCGAGATCGTCGACGTCGCGGAGCTGCTGGTCGAGGCCGTCGACTCGAAGGGAAGGGCGGACTAA
- a CDS encoding TOBE domain-containing protein yields the protein MGSDEVRGAVETRLAVGDLSVTARDVELLRAIAEHGSIHAAASALERSYAHAQRRVVELEEAAGPLVERTRGGSGGGGSTLTENARELLARFERLRTAADGLTAVVENVLPGRVVERDGELGVVDCPPGRVRALVPAEGEAVEATIRSDAITLSPPDGAPAPGETSARNRFPATVEAVERGEAVARVRLAVDGTPLVALVTRTSVERLGLEPGREVVASFKATATRATPTHPD from the coding sequence ATGGGAAGCGACGAGGTGCGCGGGGCGGTCGAGACGCGGCTCGCCGTCGGCGACCTGTCGGTGACCGCCCGCGACGTCGAGCTGCTCCGCGCGATCGCCGAGCACGGCTCGATCCACGCCGCGGCGAGCGCGCTCGAGCGCTCCTACGCCCACGCCCAGCGCCGGGTGGTCGAGCTCGAGGAGGCCGCGGGCCCGCTGGTCGAGCGGACCCGTGGCGGCTCGGGCGGCGGCGGGAGCACGCTCACCGAGAACGCCCGGGAGCTGCTGGCGCGCTTCGAGCGCCTCCGGACCGCCGCGGACGGCCTGACGGCGGTCGTCGAGAACGTCCTTCCCGGGCGGGTCGTCGAGCGTGACGGCGAGCTCGGGGTCGTCGACTGCCCGCCGGGGCGGGTGCGCGCGCTCGTTCCGGCAGAGGGCGAGGCGGTCGAGGCGACGATCCGCTCGGACGCGATCACGCTGAGCCCGCCCGATGGAGCGCCCGCCCCGGGGGAGACCAGCGCGCGAAACCGGTTTCCCGCGACCGTCGAGGCCGTCGAGCGTGGCGAGGCGGTCGCGCGCGTCCGGCTCGCCGTGGACGGGACGCCGCTGGTCGCGCTGGTGACGCGGACGAGCGTCGAGCGCCTGGGGCTCGAGCCCGGCCGGGAGGTGGTCGCCTCGTTCAAGGCGACGGCGACGCGGGCGACGCCGACACACCCCGATTAA
- the hemL gene encoding glutamate-1-semialdehyde 2,1-aminomutase, with translation MTLENSRELYDRALSVLPGGVNSSVRAAIQPYPFFVERGDGGHVIDADGNRYIDWVMGLGPLLLGHDLPQSVESAVQKQASAGPMYGAPTEIEVELAEFVARHVPSVESVRFVNSGTEATVSAVRLARGYTGREKIVVMQGGYHGAQESTLVEGDADSPAPSTKGVPQSFAEHTIPVPFNDTEAVERVFEERGEEIAGVLVEPILANKGIVSPVDGYHETLRKLTREHGSLLIFDEVITGFRVGGLACAQGKFGITPDVTTFGKIVGGGFPVGAIGGRSEVIESFTPSGDVFQAGTFSGHPVTMAAGLETLKYAAENDVYDHVNGLGERMRSGLTDICADQAPEYTVVGTDSLFKVIFTREAPVEGGSHCGSGCEQRTDCSRYTHCPKTGADVASAEVDRWNRLLWPAMREQGVFLSQNQFESQFVSDAHTEEDVEETLEAYKHAL, from the coding sequence ATGACGCTTGAGAACTCGCGGGAGCTCTACGACCGGGCACTGTCGGTGCTTCCCGGGGGGGTGAACTCCTCGGTGCGCGCGGCGATCCAGCCGTATCCCTTCTTCGTCGAGCGCGGCGACGGCGGCCACGTGATCGACGCCGACGGCAACCGCTACATCGACTGGGTGATGGGGCTCGGCCCTCTCCTTCTGGGCCACGACCTTCCCCAGTCGGTCGAGTCAGCAGTGCAAAAGCAGGCCAGCGCCGGCCCGATGTACGGCGCGCCCACCGAGATCGAGGTCGAGCTCGCGGAGTTCGTCGCGCGCCACGTCCCGAGCGTCGAGTCGGTCCGGTTCGTCAACTCGGGGACGGAGGCGACCGTTTCCGCCGTGCGCCTCGCGCGTGGCTACACGGGCCGCGAGAAGATCGTCGTCATGCAGGGCGGCTATCACGGCGCCCAGGAGTCGACGCTGGTCGAGGGCGACGCCGACAGCCCGGCGCCGAGCACGAAGGGGGTTCCCCAGTCCTTTGCCGAGCACACCATCCCGGTGCCGTTCAACGACACCGAGGCCGTCGAACGGGTCTTCGAGGAGCGCGGCGAGGAGATCGCGGGCGTGCTCGTCGAGCCGATCCTCGCGAACAAGGGGATCGTCTCCCCGGTCGACGGCTACCACGAGACCCTCAGGAAGCTCACCCGCGAGCACGGCTCGCTTCTGATCTTCGACGAGGTCATCACCGGCTTCCGGGTGGGCGGGCTCGCCTGCGCCCAGGGGAAGTTCGGCATCACTCCGGACGTGACGACGTTCGGCAAGATCGTCGGCGGGGGCTTTCCCGTCGGCGCGATCGGCGGGCGTTCGGAGGTCATCGAGTCGTTCACCCCCTCGGGCGACGTCTTCCAGGCGGGCACCTTCTCGGGCCACCCCGTGACGATGGCCGCCGGATTGGAGACGCTGAAGTACGCCGCCGAGAACGACGTCTACGACCACGTGAACGGGCTGGGCGAGCGGATGCGATCGGGGCTGACGGACATCTGTGCGGACCAGGCCCCCGAGTACACGGTCGTGGGGACCGACAGCCTGTTCAAGGTGATCTTCACGCGCGAGGCACCCGTCGAGGGCGGGAGCCACTGCGGGTCGGGCTGCGAGCAGCGCACCGACTGCTCGCGCTACACCCACTGTCCGAAGACCGGCGCGGACGTCGCGAGCGCGGAGGTCGATCGCTGGAACCGGCTGCTGTGGCCCGCGATGCGCGAGCAGGGGGTCTTCCTCAGCCAGAACCAGTTCGAGTCCCAGTTCGTGAGCGACGCCCATACCGAGGAGGACGTCGAGGAGACCCTCGAGGCGTACAAGCACGCCCTGTAG
- a CDS encoding TIGR00725 family protein: MRVSVIGGGTVGDEDTEVAYRVGELLGERGHTLVCGGRTGVMEAACRGAKEAGGETIGILPSTDPNEANDYVDVPIATGIGNARNVLVALNGEGVIAIDGKYGTLSEIAHALDFGRPVAGIASHDVAGVEAVASPEAAVGYVEEA; the protein is encoded by the coding sequence ATGCGCGTCAGCGTCATCGGCGGCGGGACGGTCGGCGACGAGGACACCGAGGTCGCCTACCGGGTCGGGGAACTGCTCGGCGAGCGCGGCCACACGCTGGTCTGTGGCGGCCGGACGGGCGTGATGGAGGCGGCCTGCCGCGGCGCGAAGGAGGCGGGCGGGGAGACCATCGGGATCCTGCCGAGCACCGATCCGAACGAGGCGAACGACTACGTCGACGTGCCGATCGCCACCGGGATCGGCAACGCCCGTAACGTACTGGTCGCGCTCAACGGCGAGGGGGTGATCGCCATCGACGGGAAGTATGGAACGCTCTCGGAGATCGCCCATGCGCTGGATTTCGGGCGGCCCGTCGCCGGGATCGCGAGCCACGACGTCGCGGGCGTCGAGGCCGTCGCCTCGCCCGAGGCCGCCGTGGGATACGTCGAGGAGGCTTAG
- the hemB gene encoding porphobilinogen synthase → MDITKRPRRLRSDGVRPLVSETALSPSDLIAPVFVDATADERVPIESMPGHERVPVEGIAERVREVRETGVEAVMLFGIPEEKDERGTRAWADNGVVQRALRRISEETDAYVITDLCFCEYTSHGHCGILTSEAREGWEELRSSDGIEEGAEEDPHMTVDNDATLELIERTALSQAEAGADMIAPSGMMDGMVATIRDTLDREGFTEVPIMSYAVKYESAFYGPFRDAADGAPSFGDRRHYQMDPANRREAIREARLDAEQGADALMVKPALPYLDIVRDVRETTDLPVAAYNVSGEYAMLHAAAGKGWLDLEAVAAESLLSIKRAGADLILTYFAESVAETLSADHRT, encoded by the coding sequence ATGGACATCACGAAGCGCCCGCGCCGACTGCGGAGCGACGGCGTGCGCCCGCTGGTCAGCGAGACCGCCCTTTCCCCCTCGGACCTGATCGCGCCCGTCTTCGTCGACGCGACCGCCGACGAGCGCGTGCCGATCGAGTCGATGCCCGGCCATGAGCGCGTGCCCGTCGAGGGGATCGCAGAGCGGGTGCGGGAAGTACGGGAAACCGGCGTCGAGGCCGTCATGCTGTTCGGGATCCCCGAGGAGAAGGACGAGCGGGGGACCCGCGCGTGGGCCGACAACGGCGTCGTCCAGCGTGCGCTGCGGCGGATCTCCGAGGAGACCGACGCCTACGTCATCACCGACCTCTGTTTCTGCGAGTACACCTCCCACGGCCACTGCGGGATCCTCACGAGCGAAGCGAGGGAGGGCTGGGAAGAACTCCGCTCTTCCGACGGTATCGAGGAGGGAGCAGAGGAGGACCCCCACATGACCGTCGACAACGACGCGACGCTCGAACTCATCGAGCGCACCGCCCTCTCGCAGGCCGAGGCCGGCGCGGACATGATCGCGCCCAGCGGGATGATGGACGGGATGGTCGCGACCATTCGGGACACGCTGGATCGCGAGGGGTTCACCGAGGTGCCGATCATGAGCTACGCCGTGAAGTACGAGTCGGCCTTCTACGGACCGTTCCGGGACGCAGCCGACGGCGCACCCAGCTTCGGGGATCGTCGACACTACCAGATGGACCCCGCCAACCGACGGGAAGCGATCCGGGAGGCCCGCCTCGACGCCGAGCAGGGCGCCGACGCCCTGATGGTCAAGCCCGCGCTGCCCTATCTCGATATCGTCCGGGACGTCCGGGAGACGACCGACCTGCCGGTCGCCGCCTACAACGTCTCCGGGGAGTACGCGATGCTCCACGCCGCCGCGGGGAAGGGCTGGCTCGACCTCGAGGCGGTGGCCGCCGAGTCGCTGCTCTCGATCAAGCGCGCGGGTGCGGACCTGATCCTGACGTATTTCGCCGAAAGTGTTGCTGAGACACTTTCGGCTGACCATCGGACGTAG